In Anser cygnoides isolate HZ-2024a breed goose chromosome 16, Taihu_goose_T2T_genome, whole genome shotgun sequence, one genomic interval encodes:
- the SPATA2 gene encoding spermatogenesis-associated protein 2, with protein MDTKYKDDLFRKYVQFHECKLSVSDNKQRPINDEYLRVAASALFCLPKIDPFYRFRLIKFYEMAENSLRALKSSSLHSLHNAFSMLETVGINLFLYPWKKEFKNIKTYTGPFVYYVKSALTEDDVRQILNYMGYVQELGTTYKLKEQVDAIQVKMVSFELFLAKVECEQLLEIHLQVKDKGYSEIDVINERKNSNEDVRGCSEAMKRRAECKENLNTSMARMVLQKSASERASKDYFKPKVSKPSKSVDTYDNYWENKKPPLMSSLSLRKEPILVDAEDDIKDEIIRPSPSLLTMSSSPHACSDEFLPTSSHHNGMLRTNVPYSSYFSAQEDLDLYTDPDSRSMLNFKRQEAIKPDVWLLRNDANPVYHKRAHLAKETASIKCQNCGVPCGTSVCQKCDNLFNSRQDYPAVKQSTYSIKPVPNDGLSPASALREKSQYTSQTQSQERASQFSSKSKSSGTSRCGFCNRSGAANTCTFCSKVSCDTCLSAYYYDPCCRKSELHRFMPNNQLNYKSAQLSHVVYR; from the exons CAACAAGCAGCGTCCTATTAATGATGAGTATTTGCGAGTGGCAGCGTCCGCCTTATTTTGCCTTCCCAAAATTGATCCCTTTTATAGATTCCGGTTGATAAAATTTTATGAGATGGCTGAAAACTCACTGAGAGCTCTGAAATCCTCAAGTTTACATTCTCTCCATAATGCATTCAGCATGCTCGAGACAGTTGGAATCAATCTCTTTCTTTATCCCTGGAAAAAGGAGTTCAAAAATATTAAG ACCTACACTGGACCCTTCGTTTATTATGTGAAGTCTGCTCTAACTGAAGATGATGTAAGGCAGATTCTGAACTACATGGGCTATGTCCAAGAACTGGGAACAACGTATAAGCTCAAAGAGCAGGTTGATGCCATTCAGGTGAAAATGGTTTCATTTGAGCTCTTTTTGGCCAAAGTGGAATGTGAGCAGCTTCTTGAGATTCATTTGCAAGTGAAGGATAAAGGCTACTCGGAGATCGATGTCATAAACGAACGGAAAAACAGCAATGAAGATGTTAGAGGCTGCTCAGAAGCCATGAAGCGGCGTGCAGAGTGCAAGGAAAACTTGAACACCTCCATGGCACGCATGGTGCTTCAGAAGTCAGCAAGCGAACGGGCCTCTAAAGATTACTTCAAGCCGAAGGTGAGCAAGCCTTCTAAATCAGTAGACACATACGATAATTACTGGGAAAATAAGAAACCGCCTTTGATGAGCTCTTTGAGTCTCAGGAAAGAACCAATTCTAGTCGATGCGGAAGATGACATTAAGGACGAAATCATCCGTCCGTCACCCTCTCTCCTGACAATGTCAAGCTCCCCACATGCATGTTCTGATGAATTCTTGCCAACTTCATCTCATCACAACGGCATGTTAAGAACAAATGTCCCTTACAGCTCCTATTTTTCTGCTCAAGAGGACTTAGATTTATATACTGACCCCGATTCGAGAAGtatgttaaattttaaaagacaagaagCTATTAAACCTGATGTCTGGCTGCTAAGAAACGATGCCAACCCTGTTTACCACAAACGCGCCCATCTAGCCAAAGAGACAGCTTCCATCAAGTGCCAAAACTGTGGTGTACCTTGTGGCACTTCTGTTTGCCAAAAGTGTGACAATCTGTTCAACTCTAGGCAGGATTATCCAGCGGTGAAACAGAGCACCTACTCCATCAAACCGGTTCCAAACGACGGCTTGTCTCCTGCATCTGCTTTAAGAGAGAAATCTCAGTACACGTCACAGACTCAGAGTCAGGAGAGGGCTTCTCAGTTCAGTTCGAAATCCAAATCTTCAGGCACCTCACGCTGTGGCTTTTGTAACCGATCCGGAGCTGCAAACACTTGCACGTTTTGTTCAAAAGTCTCATGTGACACTTGCCTCAGTGCTTACTATTACGATCCCTGCTGTAGAAAAAGCGAGCTTCACAGATTCATGCCTAACAATCAGTTAAACTATAAGTCGGCCCAGCTGTCCCACGTAGTTTATAGATAG